DNA sequence from the Canis aureus isolate CA01 chromosome 12, VMU_Caureus_v.1.0, whole genome shotgun sequence genome:
gaaagaaaattaaaggattaTTCCTTTGGTAATTtcatattgaaagagaaaaagtacAGCACTATACCAGCAATGTTAAATATAGAAGATATTTTAagtgttatgtgtattttgatacatatatttgcaaatgtagacaaaatatttaatttttaatacaagtGATCAAAGTTGCCCTAAGAAAGGTagaataactgaataaaaatagCTGAGGGAGAAACTGAAAAGATAGGCAAAGACCTACCCTTAAAAACAGCACCAGGTCCAGAGAGTTTCACCAGACATTAAGGGAAGAGacaatatttatatgaaaaaatgatcaaaaaaaaagaaaaaatgatcaaGATAATGGAGAAAGGATTAAAAGCCATTCACTAACAAGGAAAAGACAGCATCAGATACTATTAAGATCAAGtgaaataagggcacctgggtgccgtGGTTGGTTAAACATTCATCTCttagttttggttcaggtcatgatctcagggtggtgagatcgagctccCCATAGGGTTCTGTCttctgcatggaatctgcttatgactttccctctggccctacttcctgctctctctctctaaaataaataatctcaaaaaaaaaaaaaaaaaagattaagtgaaataaccCCTCCAAAGCAAATAAAAGAGTGTTCAGTAAATAAAACTAATCCATAGAAGTTAGATATTATGGGCCACAATATGGatttcaaaatggaataaaaggtAATTGGGATAAGAAACTGCAAATCAAAGAGCCATTAAGTGCAGGGTTAAGATTTGAACTCTAGTTAGTTGTACCCAAAGCCTGTGAAATTTTGAGATGTGACTGAATTCAAGTTAGGAAATGAcgattttctaaaacaaatatgGCACTTACGATCCCATTGCAAAtgcctatttcttcttttcttaggcctttttctgtcttttcagaaGAAATGATCTTCAAAGTCACAACCAGACTCCAGAGCTGATTCACTGGAAATCAAGCCACTCTTCCTCAAAATTATCTTCTCAGAGAGGACCACGTTTGGGGAATTTATTTCTCCAGAATGTGTAAACCAATTATTTCTAGTCTTTCTTAGAGATTTTCTACCTTATCAAACTTATCATCTTTAGGAAACTTTCCCTTGAACACATGCTCCCTCTTCACAATTTATTCTTAAGTGGAGGAGGTAAGGAGTATTATGTGCTTAGTGTGAGATGGAGATGAAATGGGCAAGGCAGAAAGTTGAGCTTCTAACCCTTTAGGGGTTTGGACTCCACAatcagaaacaaaccaagaaataagaaataaagtaagGACAACAAACAATTTTATTGGCTCCCGTTTTACTGGCAGTGCATTAACAAGGAAGTCTATACCCAAAAGACCTTATGGAGGCCCAGATTTTTaacttaatataatttttttttcatcctgctTTCCATTGCCTAGCCTAATATACAGTTCTCTTAGGGTCTTTCGGTTTTTATACTATCATAGCTATGAGATTGGTCACTTTCAacatctacatatttaatgcaatcctacTCCAAATCCAATAATCTTCTCAAAAGAATTTGACCTTAGTTTACCACTGTTTCTTTCTGGAGAcactttcttctctgcttttctatttcattggctATTTCTTGTCAACATCCTTTGCTACCAACTCTTCTACACAACCTTTAAGATTTGGTACATCCCAGAGTTCAGCCTTAGACCCTTTTCTGTTTGCTATCTGTGCTTTCTGCTTACATTGTCTTTTCTAATCCCATGGCTCTAAATGCCACATATATATGACGACTCTCAAATTTTTATCTCTACTCCAGCATTGTTCTCTGAGCACCACCCATATTCCATTGCTTTTTCAACAATTACACTTAACTATCAAATAGTAATCTTAATATGTCCAATATCAAACCTTTGCTTCTCATTTATTACTCCTCTCTCCCATTACATGAACTTGTTCTTTCCCAGTTCCTGGTCCCAATCAGTGGAATCAATTTATTGCTCAGGCTCAAGCCCAGAAGTTGTTCTGATTCCTCTTTTTCCCACATTCCCTACATCTAATCAATCAGCAAGCTTTTTTGGCACTCCCTACAAAACATATTCCAGATGTGACACTTCTTAACACCTTCACTGCTCCCTAAGTCCAAACTACCATTATTTCTCAGGTGGATTCCTAATTGCTTTTCTTGCTTCCAACTGGCCTGGTGGCAGTGAGGACCGTTGAGCCCCTTCCTGCCAATTCCCAGCTACGCCTCCATCCTATCTGGTTTTCAGGCAGGTTTGGCTATCTTTGGCTTCTGGGGTGGGTGTTGGGGGGCGATTCCTAAATCCAGAAGGCTCTAGGGGTTCTCCCAACTGTGTGGTAGCCAGGAAAGATCTGGAATGGACCCAACTCTTCCCGTTTTACCCCAAACCAGTCGATCGGCTCTGGGGCTTCCTTCTCAGGCTAAGAACAGTCTATTCTGAAATGAGCCTGAACTCCTGTATGAGCTTAGGGCTTTCCCTATGAAGCCTGGAAGATGAGAAACTGACCCACTCTTCTCACAACCAGTTGCTTGTTGCGCTGTCTCCTCTGGGATGTTGTACTCCGTTCTGTAAGCCCTGGATTTTATAGAATGTGCCCAAGAGCCCCTCCGGCAAGGCGGCAGGCTTTGGGGGTACTTTCCTGCTGAGCCTCAAAGCGAAGAGGGAACTCCCGCCCTCCCTCGCCCAATACccgccagccccccacccccacccccgccacttGCAATAATCCCCCGGGGCCTTGTTCTCAGTCCCGGAAGCTCTCGCCACCCAGGCTAGggcaggcccttggctgaagctGCGACTCCGAGTGCATTTATGCGCGGCCCTGGAAGAGCCTGGGGCCCTGCCTCCCGCCCGGCTCTGACGGTGGTGGTCCCGGCAGGAAGGCCGTCTGTGCTGCACTGAACGGCCGTCCTTCCttcgccccccgcccctgccccgctgCCGCCGCCTCCAGCCGCCTTTTCCTGGCGTCTCCCGGCCCTGGTCCTCCTCTCCGCGGGGTGGCGCCACCGTCGGGTCTGCGAGCAGGCGGCTGGGCCCGGGCCCCGGCGCCGGCCCGAGAGGAGTGGTCCAGCTGCGCGCTTCCAGAGCCGCCCGCGAAGCCGCGCTGGTGGGTTTCCCGTCGTCCTTCCCGCCGCGCACCGGGCCCAGTGGGAAACCGGGAACTCACACTTGCAGCCCCGAGCAAACAAGGACTTCGGGGTTTGGGAGACAGCCCACGAGTTGGGTGCTCTTCTGGATACTAGGACAAGTCGGACATGCACGACCCCCTGCTCTTCTCTGCctggccgccgcccccgcctAAAGCCCTTTACTTGCCGCTCGGGCTCTGGGGAAGCAAAGATCTCTCACCGGGTTTGGGGGAAGGTTGCGGAAAGCGGGGAGGCGAGCTGAAGTGACAGTGTGCACGGGTGGCCGCGCGGTGGCGCCCGCGCCCGCTGCGGGACGCATTCGGAGCACCGGGCTCCGCGGTGCCGCAACCACTGCCTTGGTCTGTTCATCCAGAAACCGGCTTTAGCCGCGAATTCAATGTAGAGTTTAAAAAAGTGTATTCGTGACCGTTACGTAGCGCTTTACAGTATAATCTACTAACATGTGCCACTTAGGAACAGAGAAAGGATCGATGAATGACAGCAAGCAGATTTGCAACCAAGTAAAAATGTGAACACGGATTTACACTATCCactatttttttggtaaaaattaacggaaaatatttctaattgttCAAGAAAGTATAAGACACCAGCTTACTTTCTAtccattccttttatttatttagttatttttatccattcctcttaCTTGGAGATGTAGTGTTCATCTGTTAAAGGTAAAAGAAGTTTCATCACTTTTTTGAAATCAGAGTACGCAACTGAGAAACATTGAATCCTAGGTGAATGCGGTATCAACACTTTCCCTTTACTTAGAATACTGCAAATGTAGGGAGATTGCTCTTTGAAGCCGGTTgataactcctttttttttttcagttgataaTTCCTAGCATGCTTTTTATATATCTTAAATACTCTGCAGTAGCCTTTGAGCTGCTTTCACAATATTTCCAGCTTCTTGCTTTATGCTTCCTGTAGAATTTTACATCATCTTTGTGGTTGAATGGAGCTAGATAACTAGTTCTGACAAAGTGAGGTGGAAGTGTTGTGTGTCACTTCTCGGCAGGAGGATTTACTTCCTGTTTTGGGTTGCTCCATACCCTCTTCAACTCTGGCACAACTGCTGGCAATGTTCCGGAAGTACCACCTTTATCAGCCTTCACATTTGACTCTGGTGTAACATGAATGAAGGATAAACCTCCGTTGGCTTAAGGTGCTGAGATTCAGGAGTTGTTACCTTAACATACCCTAGCCTATTCTTAACACAGCCTACTTCACTGATGAATAGATCAGACGTAGAGCTGTGCATAAGAACTTTGTTGCCTAGATAAGATGCAGTTATTTAATCAGTATTTCTTACACTCTTTGCCTTGTTCTCAGGACTCTTCCTCAAGAGCCaagctgggtttttttgttgtgttgttgttttaatgatAATAAAGAAGAGGCAAGGTCTTTACCTGAAAATTGTCTTAAATTCTGCTTTGCCTCTTTTACAATATACCAGGATTCAGAATATCTCAACATGGGCCAGCATGTTTATTTCTAATACCTAGCTTGGCCCTTAATACCCATAAATATAAGACACAAAAATTTACCTGTGGTGTGTAGTGCCTTTGTCTCTGGTacacagagaattttttttttttttatcctcggGGCAACGAATCATGATTTGGAATGAGAGATATGCCTTTCTTTTGCAAACTGGGTGAAGGGTGATTGGGAAAGAATGGATAGAAAAGCAGGACTAGCTACAGACATTTATAGTGGACATATTCTTAGGCATGGAAGCCTGTGCATGGAAGTTGACAAATGGGGGCCTGATTTATTGCCAGTGTACCTGCAAGAACATCATCATGAATCCCTGTGGGTTCACACACTCAAGGAAGACACAGGTCAGTGAGTAAAGCAATCCATATGTATGACAGTAGGTAGGGGGTAGTGGTGACTCTAGAGTTTTAAAGTGCTGTATGTTTCTTGTTTCAATTCACCATTATTGAGTAAAATTCTGTTGATCCACTTCTTGATTTCTGCAAGTAAAATTAGCAGGCTTGTGTTTTGCTTCTAATGCTAACTAGTGAAATTCCAAACTCTGACCTTAAAATGCAAGTCTTCATTATTCATAAAAGTACAATCTGAATATATGCAGATGTTCAGATAGGAGAGAGAGCATTTTGCATCATAAACCAGCTCAATTTGATAAGTCACAGGAGTATCAAGCTTATTCTGTGCAAAATGGAGCCATGGTGCATACTTTTTACTTACCAACTTGTTTTCTTGtctgttaaaaatatgtatgtccCTAGAAGTATTATTGGAACAGATGGGTCTTATAAGACTCAAAAGACTTTATAAATGTTGCAGTGGCATACAAAACACTCAGAGTGGACTCTAGGAGCAGATGCTGGACAGAGTTGGGGGTGCAAGATGTTTATTAAAGATGAACCCCTGTGAAAGGAAGAGTGAAGAGGAAGGACTGGGCAGTGGAAGAAATCAGACTGCAACGAAAGCTCGATAAAGCCTTGGCCAACCCTGCTGAGGAGCTCGAGCAAATATTTCCACCTGGAGAAAGTGTGAGGTGGTACCAGGCCTTGACCTGACCCAGCACTAAGGCTTGGGGAATCGTCAAGTAGGCATCAATGTGGAGGACCCCAAGAACCTATTCCTGTCACAGTGATAGGCCAGAAATAAGGGTAGACTGAAGTGTAAATTGTTCAAATGTTAGGGTAGGCAGTCAAGTTCTAACAGAATGGCCAGCAATTGGGAGTGTCAGAGGCTGTCCTCACAGCACTCCTGAAGAAGCTGGACTGAACCAGAGAGGCCCTAGATGGCAGGGACCATGACAGGAAACCCCTGgccaaataaggaagaaaaaaaaaaaaaactgagaaaacatACATGCTTCCAGTCCTGCCCCAAGTAATGAGTATTACACCCTTATTAACAACTGTGGATAAAAACAGAAACCTGAACCCTGGGgcacagtttctctctctctctctctctctctctcccactcatgTATCAAAAGTGTACTTTCACCTTAATAAACTTTCCTGTTAGTGTCCCTCTGCTCATTTCTGTGTTCTATCTGTCCCTGAATTATTTCTCATGACAGACAACCTTTGGTGGTATCTTTGGGAGACGATGGGTCAAAGCCTCAGGATCCGGGGTCCACCCAGCAATACAATTAAGAAATTGCTTTAATCACAAAACAGGGGGAAAATTGAGTTCatcaaataagtaatttaaatgaTAAAGTACATGTGAGAAAAAACTGTGACAAAGATGGAAGCATGGAAAAATCTGGAGAGGAAGCACAAAAGAGGagagtggggaaggaggaagcaCTTCATGTTGCTTTAGTAATGACTTCTCCATTCTAGCTCCAGCCCAGGCGTCATCTTCTCTTAGCCCTTTCCCTGAAAATCTATCCACCCTGTGGAATCAGCAGAGAGCTCTCTCCTCTGAGTGTCCATGTCACTTCCTCCTTCAGTTCCCAATTCCTCAGGTTCCACAGAGGATCTTTGGGCCTCTTTCCTATGGTATTCATTCCCTGCAATTCTCATGTCCATTTTCTCAGTCAATAAGACCAAAAGTTATGTGTAATCAAAGAAACTCCTACTATTATATATGACCATTTCTTTTAATACAAATGTTGAAGTTGtaactggagcacctgggtggctcagttagttaagcatccaactgttggtttTGTGCTCAGGTCTTGTGAGTCTTAAGCTATACCtcgcatctggctctgtgctcttgCCTGGAAGTCTGCTAGAAGAGTCTCTCCCTTTGGCTCTCCCCCATCTcacactcatgtgctctcttctTTCAagtagatcttttttaaaaaaaatgttggagttGTACTTCTAGTGAGATGATAATTGCTGTACTTTATTCTCAAAGAGAGAACGTTGTCATTGTCCACAGACTAGGGAAGCAGTGGACTAGAGTGCTCTTCCATCTACTTCACAGTGCTGAGTTGCTTAAGAGTGCATCTAGGTGGTGGATGTTAAAGGTGATCCCTCCCACATGGAGCCAGGAATAGGCTAGTCAGGAATGCATAATGCATCCTTGTATGGCAGTTAagctacgttttttttttttttttaaaaacaaatctaaaatttgTTGCTAGGTTTTTTatactccttttgttttttttctatgctttaataaagtcttttcacatgtttcagttttatttcagCTGTGTTATAGAggagcagaaaaatattttgcctCCAAGTTGAGAGCCTATGTGGGAGAGTATAGCATTATCTTGAAACTAGTTAGTAATCATCCAGATAATCAGAAGGGGAGAGTACATCTCTAGAGGTAAGAGCTGGGGCTTTATGTCACTGCATCTCCCCAATTGAAGCTCCTTCCTGCAGTAGCCTGCTGGGAGTTCTAGGTTTAATTTATTAAGGAAAGCCACAGTTACGTTCTGTCTTCCTGTGGAGTGAGGGAGTGGGATAGGCAAACAGGATTCCTGGTGTCTCTGGACACAGAGAAGTTATGAGAAAGCCTCCAATGAAAGGGCAAAAATCATGCCCCCATTTGTCCTGGTGAGGAACTGCCATGTATCTCTATCAGCTGTGTGGATGCATTCCCTGCTAGTGTGCTGAAGAGAGAAGCCATGAGATAACTCCAGGGAGGTGTAAGCACCCATAGTCTCTCAGGAGCCATTTGTTAATTACATTTCCTTATTTGGGTCTCTGCTCTTTTGTCTCCCtgatatcctttctttttctgcctcctcctcattctctttctcatcttAATCTCTTGTACATATGCACCCACTTACCTTTTCACCCTGTCCCTAGAAATACATTATTGCTCAAACTACATAGTAAGATAATAGACTGGACTtacaagtttttaaagatttctttcaagTAGGTCTCACTTCAAATCATCCCTGATTACCCAGTTTCCAAGTTTATCTCCACTTGAAGTCAActcatttgtttgctttatttcagAGTTAATCAGATGACATGGGACTCAGAGTTCTAACGTCTTCAAACTTTTGGGTGTTTGCACCCCAATGCACGCACCAAAAAGAAGTGGGAGGCACCATCTCAATCCATGGGCACCCCCTGGGCTCTACTGCTGCTCTCCCTCTGGGGGCTTCTGGGGTGTCTTTTCTTGCAGCTGTTCGAGTTCCTGATATTTTGGCTCTTCTAAATCTCTCTCCTTTTGAAGGTAGGAATCTACTCTTTTCTCAAGACCAGAGTACAACGAGATTTCTAaattccactttttctttctttgcagttCCTTATGTATAATCATACAGAAAATGGTATCCACCAAAAATATCATTCCCATTGCCACATAGAAAAGGACGTGAAACCAAACAGGAGTTAGTGTCTGGGggcctgaaaaagaaaatgacaagaagAAATGCTAGTTAGAACGCAGAGGAATCTGGATGAATTATGTTTGGGAGGGAATACTGGCTGACACCTGGTATGCCTGTCCCCAGTGGAGACAACGGTAATTTCAGGGGGCAGATAGGTGCTCCACCTGAGTTATATGGTGTACAGACCAGGGGCAGGCTCCTCATAAGAGCTTAACTGCCAGGGCCTACTAAGTGGACTTCCTAGTTTCAGACAAAAATGCTACATCTATGCCATTTAATGCCTGAAATGGATTTGGGTTGAAGATAAACTTTTTTCCCAAAGAGTCTTTGTCTTGGAGCTCACAGTCTCTCTACCTCAGCCAGATATAGCCACTTGGGCAGGTATTTATGTGCAATCCACAAAATTCCCTACGTCACCAATCTACCATGTGAGCTCCTTGAAGTAAGAGCTGTACCCCACTGTCTTCATATCCCCACATTTATGACAACAGATGGAAGGAACTCAATATATTGATTAGATTTttagggtggggggaggaacagggggaaaaagaaaatgaagaagaaaggaaggacaaaAGGAAGGCAATAAATGGAGTTAAGAAAGGAAACTTAATAGAGCTCATGAGAATAATGAAGTTACGAATCAAGAGTGGAAATGCCCCTTCATGGGTTTTTCCTGGGTGGGCCATGAAATCCCCTTAAACAAACCTCAGCCCCAAAGGAGAAAAGGGAGCATCTTCTCCTTGTGCCTGTCAGTTCCCCTCATGCTCACCAACCACTTGAAGCTCCAACTCAGGGCTGCGCTTGACGACATTGCCATCTTCTGTGGTAGCCTCGCACCAGTATAACCCTGAATCTTCTTTCTTAGCAGTTAGTATCTGGTATTCAGAGGATGtattcctgctcagcagggtctTACTGCCCATGTAGAAGGAGAAGTAAAGTTGCAAACCAGGTCTCTGTAGGAGGAGCTTTGTTTCACAGCTCAGATTGACCACATGCCCCTCCAGGATGGGTGATGACAAGGATGCTTTTAGCACTGGGGCTGGAAATAGCTCTAAAGAAAAGTTGATGGGGACAGGGTTGCCTGCTTCAGTGTCAAGGttctttttacagaaaatataCCTGGTTCCTCCTTGGGAAACCTGCCCCTAGAGAATGCATCTGTAAGACAAATTTTCCCACTTTCAGCAGAGAGGCATTCTTGGGGTTTCCTCATAGATACTCTTATAGTTGCCAACTTCCTCATTTCCTACTGGGGAGAAtacctccagggatccctgggtggctcagtggtttagcgcctgccttcggcccagggcataattgggattgagtcccacgtcacactgggctcccttgcatggagcctgcttctccctctgcctgtgtctctgccctcccccctctgtatctctcatgaataaataaataaaatctttttttaaaaaaaaaagaatacctccACACAGTCCATGCTTCCCTGAATAGTCATATTACTGAGTATGTGACCATGCCTTTTGGTAATGGTCCACCAGGAGTGGACACTGACACACACTACTCGCCAGGTCAGTGACTTATTACTTGTGTTACTTACTTCCCCCAAAGATAATCTGGGACAATCCTCTTTTTCCCATCGGAATGAATTCTTTTTCAAACAGAAACTATAACTATATGAGTACTAAGATGAAAGAACCACAATGAGGCCCTCATGTAAGCTGGAACAGAGAAAGCTGCTTAGTTAGCACATGTTCAGAGAGAAGTAGAATCAGAGAGTCCATATTGCCCCTGAGAGATAGATAAAATGTAAAACCAAGTCCTAATGTCTTCATGGCTTCTGATTCTATGGAGCTTTTTATGAGACTCcattgagttattttttaataaccctCCTACATACCTCAAGTAAATCTCTATTCCTTGCAACTAAAATGATGAAATAGATCCTCACTATGCCCTGCCCTTCATGTTAGCTCCTGGGATTACTGATGGGCATTGCGATTTACTGGAAAGAGCAATAGACCGGAGGCCCAGAAGACTTCAGTTCCAGTTCTGGCCCAGCCACTGGTCACTGTATGGCCTTCAGTGAGATAGCTACCTCTCTGGAACTTAAGTCTCTTCTCTTGCAAACTGAAGTGATGATTTATAATGGTCCTTAAAACTAGAGCTCTGTGACTATTCAGATACATACCTTTTATAGTGATAGATACTCCTGCTGATTCGTAGCGATGCTTTCCCATGGCTGAGCAGTGATAGATGCCATTGTGATGTAGGGTGGTTTTCAGAATGGTAAATTCAGAATTCTGAGGAGAAAACTTCAAGACTGTGCCATTTTGGTAGAAAAGCACATTGTACACCAGCTTATTATTCCATCCATGACACCTCAAAGTCAGAGGTTCCCCTTCCGTGAAGACTCTGCCAGAGACCTGGAGTATTAGCCAATCTGGAAAATATATACCCAAAATGTATGTATACAGtagcagagggacaaggaggctGAAGCTGGGCCCTGGtggatttcttatctttttttctttcaacatttcaaCCTCAGAGCTCTGCCGAATTTGAGGCCTATTGCCCATC
Encoded proteins:
- the FCGR1A gene encoding high affinity immunoglobulin gamma Fc receptor I isoform X3, whose product is MWLLTVLLLWVPAGAQTDWLILQVSGRVFTEGEPLTLRCHGWNNKLVYNVLFYQNGTVLKFSPQNSEFTILKTTLHHNGIYHCSAMGKHRYESAGVSITIKELFPAPVLKASLSSPILEGHVVNLSCETKLLLQRPGLQLYFSFYMGSKTLLSRNTSSEYQILTAKKEDSGLYWCEATTEDGNVVKRSPELELQVVGPQTLTPVWFHVLFYVAMGMIFLVDTIFCMIIHKELQRKKKWNLEISLYSGLEKRVDSYLQKERDLEEPKYQELEQLQEKTPQKPPEGEQQ
- the FCGR1A gene encoding high affinity immunoglobulin gamma Fc receptor I isoform X1 gives rise to the protein MWLLTVLLLWVPAGAQTDPVKAVITLQPPWVSVFQEESVTLWCEGPHLPGDSSTQWFLNGTATQTLTPRYRIAAASVNDNGEYRCQTGLSVLSDPIQLEIHRDWLILQVSGRVFTEGEPLTLRCHGWNNKLVYNVLFYQNGTVLKFSPQNSEFTILKTTLHHNGIYHCSAMGKHRYESAGVSITIKELFPAPVLKASLSSPILEGHVVNLSCETKLLLQRPGLQLYFSFYMGSKTLLSRNTSSEYQILTAKKEDSGLYWCEATTEDGNVVKRSPELELQVVGPQTLTPVWFHVLFYVAMGMIFLVDTIFCMIIHKELQRKKKWNLEISLYSGLEKRVDSYLQKERDLEEPKYQELEQLQEKTPQKPPEGEQQ
- the FCGR1A gene encoding high affinity immunoglobulin gamma Fc receptor I isoform X2; the encoded protein is MWLLTVLLLWVPAGAQTADPVKAVITLQPPWVSVFQEESVTLWCEGPHLPGDSSTQWFLNGTATQTLTPRYRIAAASVNDNGEYRCQTGLSVLSDPIQLEIHRDWLILQVSGRVFTEGEPLTLRCHGWNNKLVYNVLFYQNGTVLKFSPQNSEFTILKTTLHHNGIYHCSAMGKHRYESAGVSITIKELFPAPVLKASLSSPILEGHVVNLSCETKLLLQRPGLQLYFSFYMGSKTLLSRNTSSEYQILTAKKEDSGLYWCEATTEDGNVVKRSPELELQVVGPQTLTPVWFHVLFYVAMGMIFLVDTIFCMIIHKELQRKKKWNLEISLYSGLEKRVDSYLQKERDLEEPKYQELEQLQEKTPQKPPEGEQQ